The Elusimicrobiota bacterium region ATAAGCCGGAAGCTGTTGAAAAAGCGCGGGATATCTGGAGAAGAGTGATTAAACTGTCTATCGACGATAAAGAGATAAAAGAGTTTCTTGAACAGAAGTGATTCGATTAATCAATTAATTGTTTAATCGAATTTTGAAAACGAGTTTGATATAGAAAAAGATTGTTTCTAAAACCTTCATTTTTGATTTCCCCTTTTTCAGGTCGTACCTCATTATAAGCCGGCAGTAAAAAATATATCATAAATTAGGCTCCAGGAACTTTCCTTTTGATATATATTCCTTAGCTCTTGAATATTCTTTGATGTCATAAAACAATTTTCCCAGGTAAAAGCAGGTCTGGGCGTTAAAGGGGTTTTGTTGCAGTGACAGGTTGAATTCATCAATAGCGCTCTTAATTAAAGCTCTCTTCTTAAATGCCTGGTGCCAATACAAATAACCTAATTCAGAACTATAAATGTAGTTTTCCCTGTCAAGAAATTGGGCGCTTTTTAACAGCAACTCTTTTTCCGGGTCATCGATATTTTTAGAAATACTTAAATTATGGTAGTTTTCAGGGTTTAGCGGGCTTAATTTGATAGCGGCCAGATAGTTTTTAGACTTAGCGTTTAAATCTGATAGAAATAAGGCTGAATATATTACGGTCATTATAATAAACAGTGGAATAATATAGGTTTTAATTTTTTCAACAGATAAAGCCTTAATCCTGCCTGACTTGTTTTGGGCAATCGCGAATAACAGGATTAATAGGAGTATATTGGCAGGAAGGTGTAAATTCATGTCAAAAAGGGCCTGAAATGCCAAAATTAGCGCTGGCAAGAGCAAATAGTCATATTTGTATAGTGCTCTAAAAAAAACAAATGTAAGCCAGAAGATAAGAAGAAATCCGGGAATCCCCATTTCCGCGGCAATTTGAAGAAATTCATTATGCGCAAAATTAGTATATTTTCCATATTTTATTGTTTCGTTTTCAACAGGAAAATTGTATTTTGGGAATATTTTCCCATAGTTGCCCAAACCTACTCCAAAAACCGGATTGTTTGCTGTCAGTTTAACTGCGGAAAACCACAACTGGTGCCTGTAATAAGCCAGAGGATCACCTATTTTTACATATTTTTTCGATATCGTGTTATTAAACAGGATTATTAACGAAAAAAGAATTAGGACACTGGCAAGCAGTCCTTTGAACCCGAATCTTTTCCAAAGCAAATAAAATATAATCAGAATGAAAATAATCAGTATACTTCTCGATCTTCCCGAAAAAACAGCCAAAATACCCAGTATTGAGCTGATGAAAAATAATGGTTTTTCATTTTTCTCTAAGGTTTCATAATGCAGAAGTATGTAAGTTAGAGAAAGAATTGTTAAAGAAGCTATAAAGCCCGAAACCATGTTTGGATTATCCGGAAATAAGCCGAAAGGTGTTTTTGCGAAATAATTTTGTGAAATAACAATAATACTTTGGATAATGTTTAAAAATAAGAGCGTTTTTACAGTTGATTTAGGACTGTTAAAAGTCAAAGCAAACGTTAAAAAAGAGATGTAAATAGCAATTTGTAGTACATTTTTAAATGTTGAATATAAACAGTTTGTTGTAAACAGGGTTACTAAAGCCCAAATAGCAATTAAAATTAAAGGAAGCATGACTTCGTTGCAATAAATGATGTTATTTAGAAATTTATTTTTCTTATAAACTAGTAAAAACAAACCGGAAAATAGTAATAATAACGAAATTATACTGAATTGGTATAATAGTTTCCCGCCGCCGAGGAATACAACAACAATAAAAATAATTATTGGCAAATATTTAATTAGTTTTTTTAGCATAGCAATATTTGTAAAATGTATTATAATCACTGGTTTTTTCTGAGTAAGTTAAAGCTTCATAGAGGTAAGATTTATAATGTGTTTTTTCATATTTGTCCAGGTAAATACTTGATAATTTTGAATAAGCCATCCAGATATTCGGTTTAATTGTTTTTGCTTTGATTAAATATTCTTCGGAAAGCTTATAGTCCTTGTCTGTATAAGCATTTTCAGCCATGTTATAAGCCCTGGTTGAAAGATAAATCTTCATAAAGCCGTTACAGTAAATTAATAATGGCATTACTAAAAGAGCTTTATTGAGCAGTGTTTTATTGCTGAATTGACTACTATTTTTTGGTTCATTAATAGAATCTTTCATTCCGTAAGCCAACAGGAACCAGAATAGAATACCATTTGCAAGAATATACAGGTTGTATTCAAAGATATTCTGAATTAGTATGGACAGCAGGCTGATTTTAATATAGGTGTTATTTATTTTTTTAAAAGAAAAATAAATAAGTGCTAAAAGGATTAAAAGCCCTGGTATGCCTACTTCACTGCAAAGCTGTAAGTAAAAATTGTGCGCAAAAATTGACGCCAGGGCGCTAGTTCTATATTTTGGGTAAACAAACTGAAAGGTGCCTAAACCCGTGCCGAAAATTGGGTTATCTTTAATGATTCTCAGGCAAGCTTCCCACCAAAGAAACCTATTTACCACGTCCGGTTCTTTAAGTTTAAAAGAAAGAAGAAACAGGAATATCGCCGCAGAAATAAACAGACCGCGCCAGCGGTACTTAATAATAAGCACAGCTGACAATAATCCGACAAAGCCCGACAGTGATTTGGTTAAAATTAAACATAAAACTGCTGATAAAAGCAGTAGTTGAA contains the following coding sequences:
- a CDS encoding O-antigen ligase family protein; protein product: MLKKLIKYLPIIIFIVVVFLGGGKLLYQFSIISLLLLFSGLFLLVYKKNKFLNNIIYCNEVMLPLILIAIWALVTLFTTNCLYSTFKNVLQIAIYISFLTFALTFNSPKSTVKTLLFLNIIQSIIVISQNYFAKTPFGLFPDNPNMVSGFIASLTILSLTYILLHYETLEKNEKPLFFISSILGILAVFSGRSRSILIIFILIIFYLLWKRFGFKGLLASVLILFSLIILFNNTISKKYVKIGDPLAYYRHQLWFSAVKLTANNPVFGVGLGNYGKIFPKYNFPVENETIKYGKYTNFAHNEFLQIAAEMGIPGFLLIFWLTFVFFRALYKYDYLLLPALILAFQALFDMNLHLPANILLLILLFAIAQNKSGRIKALSVEKIKTYIIPLFIIMTVIYSALFLSDLNAKSKNYLAAIKLSPLNPENYHNLSISKNIDDPEKELLLKSAQFLDRENYIYSSELGYLYWHQAFKKRALIKSAIDEFNLSLQQNPFNAQTCFYLGKLFYDIKEYSRAKEYISKGKFLEPNL
- a CDS encoding O-antigen ligase family protein, encoding MKKPSFAATATSILGILLFVSPLLNASWDVWTKTIIHLLTVFFALFFLSYYLPEKSQNKTFSLAFVLFFWILLTSILSQITFNTELELHNWVNYLALFIMILALPKKYAEDSIKFVIAAISIIVIFGLYQYFIQKKSMPDSTMVNPNILAGYLVMIVPLLFSIQKQKINIRRGLIQLLLLSAVLCLILTKSLSGFVGLLSAVLIIKYRWRGLFISAAIFLFLLSFKLKEPDVVNRFLWWEACLRIIKDNPIFGTGLGTFQFVYPKYRTSALASIFAHNFYLQLCSEVGIPGLLILLALIYFSFKKINNTYIKISLLSILIQNIFEYNLYILANGILFWFLLAYGMKDSINEPKNSSQFSNKTLLNKALLVMPLLIYCNGFMKIYLSTRAYNMAENAYTDKDYKLSEEYLIKAKTIKPNIWMAYSKLSSIYLDKYEKTHYKSYLYEALTYSEKTSDYNTFYKYCYAKKTN